A genomic segment from Bosea sp. OAE506 encodes:
- the mutT gene encoding 8-oxo-dGTP diphosphatase MutT, with product MSPPVKLLLVVACALIDSDNRVLVAQRPEGKALAGLWEFPGGKLEAGERPEPALIRELSEELGITVKEECLAPLTFASFAYPEFHLLMPLYICRRWEGQVASREAQALKWVRPGKLRELAMPPADEPLIPHLIDLLGA from the coding sequence CTGAGTCCCCCCGTGAAGCTTCTCCTCGTCGTCGCCTGCGCCCTGATCGATTCCGACAACCGCGTGCTGGTGGCGCAGCGGCCGGAGGGCAAGGCGCTGGCCGGGCTGTGGGAGTTTCCCGGCGGCAAGCTGGAGGCGGGCGAGCGGCCCGAGCCGGCGCTGATCCGCGAGCTGTCCGAGGAGCTCGGCATCACGGTCAAGGAGGAGTGCCTGGCGCCGCTGACCTTCGCAAGCTTCGCCTATCCCGAGTTCCACCTGCTGATGCCGCTCTATATCTGCCGGCGCTGGGAGGGGCAGGTCGCCTCCCGCGAGGCGCAGGCCCTGAAATGGGTCCGCCCCGGCAAGCTGCGGGAACTCGCCATGCCGCCCGCCGACGAGCCGCTGATCCCGCATCTGATCGATCTGCTGGGGGCGTGA
- a CDS encoding metal ABC transporter substrate-binding protein, whose translation MPNRRALLGALAAGLILAHAPMAATAQEKLPVVASFSILGDFVKEVGGDRIALTTLVGPNGDAHVYSPTPADAKAMAGAKLIVINGLKFEGWMTRLIKSSGAKATVATATTGITPLEADDDHDHDKKGHGHDHGGVDPHAWQNVANARIYVANIRDALVKADPAGQANYEANATRYLAQLDAVEAEVKAAIARIPADRRKAITSHDAFGYFVKAYGIEFIAPQGVSTEAEASAKDVGRIIRQIKAEKIPAVFLENVTNPRLVERIAKESGARIGGRIFSDALSDAAGPAGTYIAMMKHNISQIEKALAAGPA comes from the coding sequence ATGCCGAACCGTCGCGCCCTTCTCGGCGCCCTCGCCGCCGGGCTGATCCTCGCCCATGCGCCGATGGCCGCCACCGCACAGGAGAAACTGCCCGTCGTCGCGAGCTTCTCGATCCTCGGCGACTTCGTGAAGGAGGTCGGCGGCGACCGCATCGCGCTCACCACGCTCGTCGGCCCCAATGGCGACGCCCACGTCTACTCGCCGACGCCGGCCGATGCGAAAGCGATGGCCGGAGCGAAACTCATCGTCATCAACGGCCTCAAATTCGAAGGCTGGATGACCCGGCTGATCAAGTCATCCGGCGCGAAGGCGACGGTCGCGACCGCCACCACGGGCATCACCCCGCTGGAGGCCGACGACGATCATGATCACGACAAGAAGGGCCATGGTCACGACCATGGCGGCGTCGATCCGCATGCCTGGCAGAATGTCGCCAACGCCAGGATCTACGTCGCCAACATCCGCGATGCCCTGGTGAAGGCCGATCCGGCCGGCCAGGCGAACTACGAGGCCAATGCGACGCGCTATCTCGCCCAGCTCGATGCGGTCGAGGCCGAGGTCAAGGCGGCGATCGCACGCATTCCGGCCGACCGGCGCAAGGCGATCACCTCGCACGACGCCTTCGGATATTTTGTGAAGGCCTATGGCATCGAGTTCATCGCGCCGCAGGGCGTCTCCACCGAGGCCGAGGCTTCGGCGAAGGATGTCGGCCGCATCATCCGGCAGATCAAGGCGGAGAAGATCCCGGCCGTCTTCCTCGAAAACGTCACCAATCCACGCCTCGTCGAGCGGATCGCCAAGGAGAGCGGCGCCCGGATCGGCGGACGCATTTTCTCCGACGCGCTGTCCGACGCCGCCGGTCCGGCCGGGACTTACATCGCGATGATGAAACACAATATAAGCCAGATCGAAAAGGCGCTCGCCGCCGGCCCGGCCTGA
- a CDS encoding carboxypeptidase regulatory-like domain-containing protein yields the protein MRMGLGVVLALALSGCVERKPATVAFSVEEAAFIKKTGTTTITGHAFRTKPSAVVVNAAGQLVRLVPATAYARERFANFYGTRKFVPHRDYPRDDNPDPAYGEYSRTTKAESNGRFVFEKVAPGDYFVTTQVIWGDEDALSREGGSVYDSVTVTGKETQPLHVILSGY from the coding sequence ATGAGGATGGGGTTGGGGGTCGTTCTCGCCTTGGCGTTGTCGGGGTGCGTCGAGCGCAAGCCGGCGACCGTCGCGTTTTCGGTCGAGGAAGCGGCCTTCATCAAGAAGACCGGCACGACCACGATCACCGGCCATGCCTTCCGCACCAAGCCGAGCGCCGTCGTCGTGAACGCGGCCGGACAGCTGGTGCGCCTCGTGCCGGCCACGGCCTATGCTCGCGAGCGCTTCGCCAATTTCTACGGTACGCGCAAATTCGTGCCGCATCGCGACTATCCCCGCGACGACAATCCCGACCCCGCCTATGGCGAATACAGCCGCACCACCAAGGCGGAATCGAACGGACGCTTCGTCTTCGAGAAGGTCGCGCCGGGCGATTACTTCGTCACCACCCAAGTGATCTGGGGTGACGAGGACGCGCTCTCGCGCGAGGGCGGCTCGGTCTATGACAGCGTCACCGTGACGGGTAAGGAGACGCAACCCCTGCACGTCATCCTCTCCGGCTACTGA
- the aztA gene encoding zinc ABC transporter ATP-binding protein AztA produces the protein MSAIRLTDLTLGYDRHPAVHHLSGEIATGSLTAIVGPNGAGKSTLLKGIAGALSPLDGDIALARGRRLAYLPQQAELDRSFPIHVYDLVAMGLWNRAGIFGRIGGGAAAKIEAAIAAVGLAGFERRPIGALSGGQMQRALFARLLLQDADIILLDEPFTAIDARTTADLLALVQRWHGESRTVIAVLHDIETVRRAFPQTLLLARESVAWGATAEVLTPANLLKARRMVEAFDNHAAPCERDAA, from the coding sequence ATGTCTGCCATCCGCCTGACCGATCTGACGCTAGGCTATGACCGGCACCCGGCCGTGCATCATCTCTCGGGCGAGATCGCCACGGGCAGCCTGACGGCCATCGTCGGCCCCAATGGCGCCGGCAAGTCGACCCTGCTCAAGGGCATCGCCGGCGCGCTGTCTCCGCTTGATGGCGACATCGCGCTGGCCCGCGGCCGGCGCCTGGCCTATCTGCCGCAGCAGGCGGAGCTCGACCGGTCCTTCCCGATCCACGTCTATGATCTCGTGGCGATGGGTCTGTGGAACCGCGCCGGCATCTTTGGGCGCATCGGGGGCGGGGCCGCCGCCAAGATCGAGGCGGCGATCGCCGCCGTCGGGCTCGCCGGCTTCGAGCGTCGGCCGATCGGCGCGCTTTCCGGCGGCCAGATGCAGCGCGCGCTCTTCGCGCGGCTGCTGCTGCAGGACGCCGACATCATCCTGCTCGACGAGCCCTTCACCGCCATCGACGCTCGCACGACCGCCGACCTCCTGGCGCTGGTCCAGCGCTGGCATGGCGAAAGCCGGACCGTCATCGCGGTCCTCCACGACATCGAGACGGTGCGCCGCGCCTTCCCGCAGACGCTGCTACTGGCGCGCGAGAGCGTCGCCTGGGGCGCAACGGCGGAGGTGCTGACCCCCGCCAACCTGCTCAAGGCGCGCCGCATGGTCGAGGCCTTCGACAACCACGCGGCGCCGTGCGAGCGCGACGCGGCGTGA
- a CDS encoding metal ABC transporter permease — MLYDLFIGPFAEFDFMRRALVGVVALSVSGGAIGVFLMLRRMSLTGDAMAHAILPGAAIGYLVAGFSLPAMTLGGLAAGFAVALAAGAVARVTVIKEDASLAAFYLISLALGVTIVSLRGSAVDLFHVLFGNVLALDDDVLILLSGVATVSLMTLAALYRPLVMECVDPGFLRSVSRSGGLVHLTFLGLVVLNLVAGFHALGTLLAVGLMMLPAAAALFWTADITRLILLASGFGMVAGYAGLVMSYSAGSNLPAGPAIILAAGALYLGSLLLGTQGGLARRLLPRRHLRA, encoded by the coding sequence ATGCTTTACGACCTCTTCATCGGCCCCTTCGCCGAGTTCGACTTCATGCGCCGGGCGCTGGTCGGCGTGGTCGCGCTGTCGGTGTCGGGCGGCGCGATCGGCGTGTTCCTGATGCTCAGGCGGATGAGCCTGACCGGCGACGCCATGGCCCATGCCATCCTGCCCGGCGCCGCGATCGGCTATCTCGTCGCCGGCTTCTCGCTGCCGGCGATGACGCTGGGCGGGCTCGCGGCGGGTTTTGCGGTGGCGCTCGCGGCCGGCGCCGTGGCGCGCGTCACGGTGATCAAGGAGGATGCCTCGCTCGCCGCCTTTTACCTGATCTCGCTGGCGCTCGGCGTCACCATCGTCTCGCTGCGCGGCTCGGCGGTCGACCTGTTCCATGTCCTGTTCGGCAATGTGCTGGCGCTCGACGACGATGTGCTGATCCTGCTCTCGGGAGTGGCGACGGTCTCCCTGATGACCCTTGCGGCGCTCTATCGCCCGCTGGTGATGGAATGCGTCGATCCGGGCTTCCTGCGCTCGGTCAGCCGCTCCGGCGGCCTCGTCCATCTCACCTTCCTCGGCCTCGTCGTGCTCAATCTGGTGGCCGGCTTCCATGCGCTGGGCACGCTGCTGGCGGTCGGGCTGATGATGCTGCCGGCGGCGGCCGCCCTCTTCTGGACCGCCGACATCACCCGCCTGATCCTGCTCGCCAGCGGCTTCGGCATGGTCGCGGGCTATGCCGGGCTGGTGATGTCCTATTCGGCGGGCAGCAATCTGCCGGCGGGGCCGGCGATCATCCTGGCGGCGGGCGCGCTCTATCTCGGCTCGCTCCTGCTCGGCACGCAGGGCGGGCTCGCCCGTCGGCTCTTGCCGCGGCGCCATCTTCGGGCGTAG
- a CDS encoding WD40 repeat domain-containing protein has protein sequence MNTTTAPVSLREHVVPVEAGAHVVGAHWLKSTLALALADGRVLRWSDGALDSAEVHAGGILCTCSDGERLITGGDDGRVVATSADGATTEIARDEKRRWVDAVTVSGSGSIAWNTAKTVHARDDKGKVRSLDVGTTPQGLVFAPKGYRLAIGQMNGVSLWYPATEAKPEFLEWKGAHLDVVWSPDGRFVVSSMPENALHGWRLGEKPSHMRMTGYPAKPRSLSWSHDGLWLASSGADAAIVWPFQGEGPQGKAPRECGARHAKVTRVAFHPKALVLAVGYDDGCILMIRLTDASELLVRPALRDSGITAFAWDKGGKRLAFGTEDGAAGVLTLPAA, from the coding sequence ATGAACACGACCACCGCCCCCGTCTCGCTGCGCGAGCATGTCGTTCCCGTCGAGGCCGGCGCGCATGTCGTCGGTGCCCATTGGCTCAAATCGACGCTGGCGCTGGCGCTCGCCGACGGGCGCGTGCTGCGCTGGTCCGACGGCGCCCTCGACTCGGCCGAAGTCCATGCCGGCGGCATCCTGTGCACCTGCAGCGACGGCGAGCGCCTGATCACCGGCGGCGATGACGGCCGCGTGGTTGCGACCTCCGCCGACGGGGCCACCACCGAGATCGCCCGCGACGAGAAGCGCCGCTGGGTCGACGCGGTGACGGTCTCTGGCTCCGGCAGCATCGCCTGGAACACGGCCAAGACCGTCCATGCCCGCGACGACAAGGGCAAAGTGCGTTCGCTCGATGTCGGCACGACGCCGCAGGGCCTCGTCTTCGCGCCCAAGGGCTACCGCCTCGCGATCGGCCAGATGAACGGGGTCAGCCTCTGGTATCCGGCAACCGAGGCCAAGCCCGAATTCCTCGAATGGAAGGGTGCCCATCTCGACGTCGTCTGGTCGCCGGATGGGCGCTTCGTCGTCTCCTCGATGCCGGAAAACGCGCTGCATGGCTGGCGGCTGGGCGAGAAGCCGAGCCATATGCGGATGACCGGCTATCCGGCCAAGCCGCGCTCGCTGTCCTGGTCACATGACGGGCTCTGGCTGGCCTCGAGCGGGGCGGATGCCGCGATCGTCTGGCCCTTCCAGGGCGAAGGCCCGCAGGGCAAGGCGCCGCGCGAATGCGGCGCCCGCCACGCCAAGGTCACCCGTGTTGCCTTCCATCCCAAGGCGCTGGTGCTTGCGGTCGGCTATGACGATGGCTGCATCCTGATGATCCGCCTGACCGACGCCTCGGAACTCCTGGTGCGCCCGGCGCTGCGCGACAGCGGCATCACCGCCTTCGCCTGGGACAAGGGCGGCAAGCGGCTGGCCTTCGGCACGGAAGACGGCGCGGCCGGCGTGCTGACGCTGCCGGCGGCCTAG
- the argJ gene encoding bifunctional glutamate N-acetyltransferase/amino-acid acetyltransferase ArgJ, which translates to MAGKDVPVSPLAPKRQPKVPPVPGVRFATAEAGIKYKGRTDVWLALLDEGTQVAGVFTRSKCPSAPVDWCRENLKQGSARAVVVNSGNANAFTGLKGRDSVALTAKIAAKAAGCKPQEVFIASTGVIGEPLDASKFEGVLEACAKRVADGPWIDAAKAIMTTDTFPKALSRKAKIDGHEVVLAGIAKGAGMIAPDMATMLSFVFTDAPIAAPVLQALLSKGVKGSFNAVTVDSDTSTSDTLMLFATGKAAARGVPAITEIGDARLSGFKRALNSLLLELAHLVCKDGEGARKFVEVRVAGAASSRSAKRVALSIANSPLVKTAIAGEDANWGRVVMAVGKAGEPADRDRLDISFGDIMVAQQGARAPSYDEAAVSAYMKGEHIVITADLGLGRGKSTVWTCDLTKAYVEINGDYRS; encoded by the coding sequence ATGGCCGGCAAGGATGTTCCCGTTTCCCCGCTCGCGCCGAAGCGCCAGCCCAAGGTTCCGCCGGTTCCCGGCGTGCGCTTCGCCACCGCCGAAGCGGGCATCAAGTACAAGGGCCGCACCGATGTCTGGCTTGCCTTGCTCGACGAGGGCACGCAGGTCGCCGGCGTCTTCACCCGCTCGAAATGCCCCTCCGCACCGGTCGACTGGTGCCGCGAGAATTTGAAGCAGGGGTCGGCGCGGGCCGTCGTCGTCAATTCCGGCAACGCCAACGCCTTCACCGGGCTGAAGGGCCGCGATTCCGTCGCGCTGACGGCCAAGATCGCGGCCAAGGCGGCGGGCTGCAAGCCGCAGGAAGTCTTCATCGCCTCGACCGGGGTGATCGGCGAGCCGCTCGATGCGAGCAAGTTCGAGGGCGTGCTGGAAGCCTGCGCCAAGCGCGTCGCGGATGGTCCCTGGATCGACGCCGCCAAGGCGATCATGACGACCGACACCTTCCCCAAGGCGCTGTCGCGCAAGGCGAAGATCGACGGTCACGAGGTCGTTCTCGCCGGCATCGCCAAGGGCGCCGGCATGATCGCGCCCGATATGGCGACGATGCTCTCCTTCGTCTTCACGGATGCGCCGATCGCCGCGCCCGTGCTGCAGGCGCTGCTGTCGAAGGGCGTGAAGGGCTCCTTCAACGCCGTCACCGTCGACAGCGACACCTCGACCTCCGATACGCTGATGCTGTTCGCGACGGGCAAGGCCGCGGCACGCGGTGTACCGGCGATCACCGAGATCGGCGATGCCCGGCTATCGGGCTTCAAGCGGGCGCTGAACTCGCTGCTGCTCGAGCTCGCCCATCTCGTCTGCAAGGACGGCGAGGGCGCCCGCAAATTCGTCGAGGTGCGCGTCGCGGGCGCAGCCTCCTCGCGCTCGGCCAAGCGTGTCGCGCTCTCGATCGCCAATTCGCCGCTGGTCAAGACCGCCATTGCCGGCGAGGACGCCAATTGGGGCCGCGTCGTCATGGCCGTCGGCAAGGCCGGCGAGCCCGCTGATCGCGATAGGCTCGACATCTCCTTCGGCGACATCATGGTGGCGCAGCAGGGTGCCCGCGCACCGTCCTATGACGAGGCGGCCGTCTCCGCCTACATGAAGGGCGAGCACATCGTGATCACCGCCGATCTCGGGCTGGGCCGCGGCAAGTCCACGGTCTGGACCTGCGACCTGACCAAGGCCTATGTCGAGATCAACGGCGACTACCGGTCCTGA
- a CDS encoding crosslink repair DNA glycosylase YcaQ family protein, whose product MPPRPPKTITLAREQARRFWLQAQRLDTREPFGAGAQATKAAVEHLGYVQIDTINVIERCHHHILFSRIPSYERGHLAQAQSAEKSVFEYWTHALSYVPARDIRFFLGAMKAHRDEPKRWSAVGGRDEARKLLARIRKDGPLTIRDIDSDVLVEKAHLWASKKPSKGLLERAFYDGDLVISARAGMLKTYELTDRHFGWEKRPTPASERQVTAYRLDRALRAQGVVSLDSICHLDAPAKAAVAELIEVRVKRRELMPIAIEDSTVAHWMPREGMEVAAPQPDLVHILSPFDPLVIQRKRLKLFFGYAHAFEAYLPKEKRVFGYFGLPVLISDTVVAVLDLKTDRQAGRLLIQQWTWLDGQESPGRKALIEAELERFERFQLARDVAVPVTPDDA is encoded by the coding sequence ATGCCACCCCGCCCGCCCAAGACAATCACCCTCGCGCGCGAGCAGGCGCGACGGTTCTGGCTGCAGGCGCAGCGGCTCGACACCCGCGAGCCCTTCGGTGCGGGGGCGCAAGCGACGAAGGCAGCGGTCGAGCATCTCGGCTATGTCCAGATCGACACGATCAACGTGATCGAGCGCTGCCACCACCACATCCTGTTCAGCCGCATCCCCTCCTATGAGCGGGGCCATCTGGCGCAGGCGCAGTCCGCCGAGAAGAGCGTCTTCGAATACTGGACCCATGCGCTCTCCTATGTGCCGGCGCGCGATATCCGCTTCTTCCTCGGGGCGATGAAGGCGCATCGCGATGAGCCGAAGCGTTGGTCGGCCGTCGGCGGGCGCGACGAGGCGCGCAAGCTGCTCGCCCGCATCCGCAAGGACGGGCCGCTCACCATCCGCGACATCGACAGCGACGTGCTGGTCGAGAAGGCACATCTCTGGGCGAGCAAGAAGCCCTCCAAGGGGCTGCTGGAGCGCGCCTTCTACGATGGCGACCTGGTGATCTCGGCGCGCGCCGGCATGCTCAAGACCTATGAGCTCACGGACCGGCATTTCGGCTGGGAGAAGCGGCCGACACCGGCCTCGGAGCGGCAGGTCACGGCCTACAGGCTCGACAGGGCGCTGCGCGCACAAGGCGTCGTCAGCCTCGACTCGATCTGCCATCTCGATGCGCCCGCCAAGGCGGCGGTGGCGGAGCTGATCGAGGTCCGCGTCAAGCGTCGCGAACTGATGCCGATCGCAATCGAAGACTCGACCGTGGCGCACTGGATGCCGCGCGAGGGGATGGAAGTCGCGGCGCCGCAGCCCGATCTCGTCCACATCCTCTCGCCCTTCGACCCGCTGGTCATCCAGCGCAAGCGGCTGAAGCTGTTCTTTGGCTATGCCCACGCTTTCGAGGCCTATCTGCCGAAGGAAAAGCGGGTCTTCGGCTATTTCGGCCTGCCCGTGCTGATCAGCGACACGGTCGTGGCCGTGCTCGACCTGAAGACCGACCGCCAGGCGGGGCGGCTCCTGATCCAGCAATGGACATGGCTCGACGGGCAGGAGAGCCCGGGGAGGAAGGCGCTGATCGAGGCGGAGCTGGAGCGGTTCGAGCGGTTTCAGCTGGCGAGAGATGTGGCCGTCCCAGTCACACCAGACGACGCCTGA
- a CDS encoding GTP-binding protein, translating to MSEKIPVTVLTGYLGAGKTTLLNRILTEDHGKKFAVIVNEFGEAGIDGDLVVGADEEVFEMNNGCICCTVRGDLIRILDGLMKRKGKFDAIIVETTGLADPAPVAQTFFVDQDVGDATKLDAVITVTDAKWLKDRLKDAPEAKNQIAFADVIVLNKVDLVTAEELASVESAIRAINPYAKLHRTERCALPIDQLLDRNAFDLDRILDIEPDFLESGHHHHHSDEVRSMSFTIPGDVDPEKFMPWINDISQAQGPNILRSKGILAFKGEPRRFVFQGVHMILDGDLQRDWKADETRSSRLVIIGRDLNENELRQGFEACAA from the coding sequence ATGTCCGAGAAAATTCCCGTCACGGTGCTCACCGGCTATCTGGGCGCCGGCAAGACCACGCTTCTGAACCGCATCCTCACCGAGGACCACGGCAAGAAGTTCGCCGTCATCGTCAACGAGTTCGGCGAGGCCGGCATCGATGGCGACCTCGTCGTCGGCGCCGACGAGGAGGTCTTCGAGATGAACAACGGCTGCATCTGCTGCACCGTTCGCGGCGATCTGATCCGCATTCTCGACGGGCTGATGAAGCGCAAGGGCAAGTTCGACGCGATCATCGTCGAGACGACGGGCCTGGCCGATCCCGCCCCCGTCGCGCAGACCTTCTTCGTCGACCAGGATGTCGGCGATGCCACCAAGCTCGACGCGGTGATCACCGTGACCGACGCGAAATGGCTCAAGGACCGGCTCAAGGATGCGCCGGAGGCCAAGAACCAGATCGCCTTCGCCGACGTGATCGTGCTGAACAAGGTCGACCTGGTGACAGCGGAGGAACTCGCCTCGGTCGAATCCGCGATCCGCGCCATCAACCCCTATGCCAAGCTGCACAGGACGGAGCGTTGCGCGCTGCCGATCGACCAGCTGCTCGACCGCAACGCCTTCGACCTCGACCGCATCCTCGATATCGAGCCGGATTTCCTCGAATCCGGCCATCACCACCATCATTCGGACGAGGTCCGCTCGATGTCCTTCACGATCCCTGGCGATGTCGATCCCGAGAAGTTCATGCCCTGGATCAACGACATCAGCCAGGCACAGGGGCCCAACATCCTGCGCTCCAAGGGCATCCTCGCCTTCAAGGGCGAGCCGCGCCGCTTCGTCTTCCAGGGCGTCCACATGATCCTGGACGGTGACCTCCAGCGCGACTGGAAGGCTGACGAAACGCGCTCCTCGCGCCTCGTCATCATCGGGCGCGATCTGAACGAGAACGAGTTGCGCCAAGGTTTCGAGGCCTGCGCGGCCTAA
- a CDS encoding glucan biosynthesis protein D encodes MLLAGASATAALAALGFAPEALAQQGLRLGEAENFGFDALKQRAREMASRPYQAPPSPRPDVLERIDYDAHGKIRFKPEMALWAEGPSAWPVTFFHLGRYFQKPVRMHVVDAGRAREIVYDESYFEMPADSPARELPRGAGFAGFRFQESRTGHPGRKGEKLDWQKNDWVAFLGASYFRAIGELYQYGLSARGLAIDPAVGGKPEEFPDFTHIWLETPQPGAEFVVVYALLSGPSVAGAYRFRMHRGKGVTMEIETEIHLRKDVERLGIAPLTSMYWYSEKAKTTAVDWRPEVHDSDGLALWTGAGERALRPLNNPPRTMASSFMDENPRGFGLVQRDREVGHYLDGVFYERRPSLWVETQGNWGKGAVQLIEIPTDDEIHDNIVAMWVPAGPAKAGASYGLRYKLHWLADEPFQGDLGRVVATRLGNGGQPGTTRPKGVRKFMVEFKGPALEAIPFGVKPEVVLSASRGSYSYVFAEAVPNDVAGHWRAQFDLTVDGTDPVEMRCFLKAGDKVLTETWLYQYLPF; translated from the coding sequence ATGCTGTTGGCCGGAGCCAGTGCGACGGCGGCGCTCGCCGCGCTCGGCTTTGCGCCGGAGGCCCTGGCCCAGCAGGGGCTGCGGCTGGGCGAGGCCGAGAACTTCGGCTTCGATGCGCTGAAGCAGCGGGCACGCGAGATGGCGTCGCGCCCCTATCAGGCGCCGCCGAGCCCACGCCCCGACGTGCTGGAGCGGATCGACTACGACGCCCATGGCAAGATCCGCTTCAAGCCGGAGATGGCGCTCTGGGCCGAGGGCCCGTCCGCCTGGCCGGTGACCTTCTTCCATCTCGGCCGCTACTTCCAGAAGCCGGTGCGGATGCATGTCGTCGATGCGGGCCGCGCCCGCGAGATCGTCTATGACGAGAGCTATTTCGAGATGCCGGCGGATTCGCCGGCACGCGAACTGCCGCGCGGGGCGGGCTTCGCCGGCTTCCGCTTCCAGGAGAGCCGCACCGGGCATCCTGGCCGCAAGGGCGAGAAGCTCGATTGGCAGAAGAACGACTGGGTCGCGTTCCTCGGCGCCTCCTATTTCCGCGCCATCGGCGAGCTCTACCAGTACGGCCTCTCGGCGCGCGGCCTCGCCATCGACCCCGCTGTCGGCGGCAAGCCTGAGGAATTTCCCGATTTCACCCATATATGGCTCGAGACGCCGCAGCCCGGCGCCGAGTTTGTCGTCGTCTATGCTCTGCTGTCGGGCCCCAGCGTGGCGGGCGCCTACCGATTCCGGATGCACCGCGGCAAGGGCGTGACGATGGAGATCGAGACCGAGATCCATCTGCGAAAGGATGTCGAGCGGCTCGGCATCGCGCCGCTGACCTCGATGTACTGGTACTCCGAGAAGGCCAAGACCACCGCCGTCGACTGGCGCCCAGAGGTTCACGACTCCGACGGTTTGGCGCTCTGGACGGGCGCGGGCGAGCGGGCGCTGCGCCCGCTGAACAACCCGCCGCGCACCATGGCCTCCTCCTTCATGGACGAGAACCCGCGCGGCTTCGGCCTGGTGCAGCGCGACCGCGAGGTCGGGCATTACCTCGACGGCGTCTTCTACGAGCGCCGGCCGAGCCTTTGGGTCGAGACGCAAGGGAACTGGGGGAAGGGCGCGGTCCAGCTCATCGAGATCCCGACCGACGACGAGATCCACGACAACATCGTCGCCATGTGGGTGCCCGCCGGCCCCGCGAAGGCGGGCGCGTCCTATGGCCTGCGCTACAAGCTGCACTGGCTGGCCGACGAGCCCTTCCAGGGCGATCTCGGCCGCGTCGTCGCGACACGCCTTGGCAATGGCGGCCAGCCAGGCACGACCCGGCCGAAGGGCGTGCGCAAGTTCATGGTCGAGTTCAAGGGCCCGGCGCTGGAGGCCATCCCCTTCGGCGTGAAGCCCGAGGTCGTGCTTTCGGCCTCGCGCGGCAGCTATTCCTACGTCTTCGCCGAGGCCGTGCCCAACGACGTGGCAGGCCATTGGCGCGCCCAGTTCGACCTCACGGTGGATGGCACCGACCCTGTCGAGATGCGCTGCTTCCTGAAGGCGGGCGACAAGGTGCTGACCGAGACCTGGCTGTATCAGTACCTGCCGTTCTGA
- a CDS encoding DMT family transporter has product MTPGLAGSSTSPSRAFVVGHLLVCSCFWGSSFLFIKLTGGAISPLALAAGRGLIGAAALAAYVVWLGQSPIPRRDEIRHWLVLGTTNGWVPNVLVAYALVQLASGPAAMIQAGGPLVTAVFAHFLFAEERMGPRRLIGILLGMAGVALLIGPRLVEGGGTALGVLAMVGVMLGYSIGNLYARAIPASAGDPARLALGQQVVSGLVALALTLVFAGPAAFAPMAEHVPAMLALGLLATAVPMAVFMRLIRAAGPTRAAMTGYLVPTVATILGIVVLGETLELRQIIGGCIILAGVFLVTTSQRAARSA; this is encoded by the coding sequence ATGACGCCGGGGCTCGCAGGTTCATCCACCAGCCCCAGCCGCGCCTTCGTCGTCGGACATCTGCTCGTCTGCTCCTGTTTCTGGGGTTCGAGCTTCCTGTTCATCAAGCTGACGGGCGGCGCGATCTCGCCGCTCGCGCTCGCCGCGGGGCGCGGGCTGATCGGGGCTGCGGCGTTGGCGGCCTATGTCGTCTGGCTCGGCCAGAGCCCGATCCCGCGCCGTGACGAGATCCGGCATTGGCTCGTGCTCGGCACGACCAATGGCTGGGTGCCGAACGTGCTGGTGGCTTATGCGCTGGTGCAGCTGGCGAGCGGCCCGGCCGCGATGATCCAGGCCGGCGGGCCGCTGGTGACGGCGGTGTTCGCGCATTTCCTTTTCGCCGAGGAGCGGATGGGTCCGCGCCGTCTGATCGGCATCCTGCTCGGCATGGCCGGCGTCGCGCTGCTGATCGGCCCACGTCTGGTCGAGGGCGGCGGCACGGCGCTCGGCGTGCTCGCCATGGTTGGCGTCATGCTCGGCTACAGCATCGGCAATCTCTATGCCCGCGCCATCCCCGCCTCGGCGGGCGATCCGGCGCGGCTCGCGCTCGGCCAGCAGGTCGTCTCCGGCCTCGTCGCGCTGGCGCTGACGCTGGTCTTCGCCGGCCCCGCCGCCTTCGCGCCGATGGCGGAGCATGTGCCGGCCATGCTGGCGCTCGGCCTGCTCGCCACCGCCGTGCCTATGGCCGTGTTCATGCGGCTGATCCGGGCTGCGGGACCGACGCGAGCGGCGATGACGGGCTATCTCGTGCCGACCGTTGCGACGATCCTCGGCATCGTCGTGCTCGGGGAAACGCTGGAGTTGCGGCAGATCATCGGCGGTTGCATCATCCTCGCCGGCGTCTTCCTGGTGACGACGTCGCAGCGCGCGGCCAGGTCTGCTTGA